The genomic window CCCTTCCACCTCAGCCAGCATCGAAGTGCTGACCAACGATATCTTCACCGCCCTGGCCCCGAGGATCAGCAAGGCCCAAACCGTGCATTTCGTCACCCACTCCATGGGAGGGATCATCCTGCGCGAACATCTGGAACACCACGACCTGCCCAACCTCGGCCGGGTGGTCATGCTCGCCCCACCGAGCCGTGGCAGCGAAGTGCCGGACAAGCTGGGCCGGCTCAAACCGTTCCGATGGATCAACGGGCCAGCCGGGAACCAGCTCGGCACCGGAGCCAACAGCCATCCGCTCCGGCTAAAGGAACCGAAGTTTGAACTGGGCATCATTGCGGGCGACCGCTCGATCAACCCGATTCTCTCCCTGCTGATTCCGGGGCCGGACGACGGCAAGGTTTCGCTGGCGCGCGTCAAACCGCAGACCTTCACCGACTACACCCAACTCCACGCCACGCATCCGTGCATCGGGCGGAACCGCAAAGCGATCGAACAAACCAAATATTTTCTCGAACATGGACACTTCAAAGGAGACCGAGCATGAATGGTAAAATCAAACTGGCCCTTGCGACCGGCCACGACATGGCGGAGATCGACCAAATCCGACACCGCGTCTACGCAACGGAACTGGGCCAATTCCGCCCGTCCCCCGAAAAAACGCTTCACGACCGGAACGATGTCGACAGCATCTATATTGTGGCATTTGAAAAGGGCGAACTGGTTGGCTTTGTCGGCGTCACCCCTCCCCAGAGCCCGAGCTACTCGATCGACAACTACCTTGCCCGCGATTCGGTCCCTCTGGATTTCGACGATGCCCTGTTCGAAATCCGTGCGCTGACGGTTGTCGATCAATTGCGTGGCACGCCGGTGGCCCCGGCACTCATGTATGCCGCATTCCGGCTGATCCAGGACGGTGGCGGAAAACAACTGGTCGCCATTGGGCATCGCAACGTGCGCAGCATGTACATCCGGCTCGGCATGCGCCCGGCAGGACAACGGTTCCAATGCGGCCGACTCGACTACGAATTGCTGACGGCTTCCTCCGAAAACATCGAAACGGAACTGACCCGGTTCAAAACCCGGCTGGATCGGCTTGAACGGCAGGTGGACTGGCAATTGGATGTTCCATTCCGCGCCCCGGTCGAATGCTACCACGGCGGCGCATTTTTCGATGCCATCGGCAACACCTTCCACGATCTCGCCCGCCGGAACGAAATCATCAACGCCGACGTACTCGACGCCTGGTTTCCACCTTGCCCGGAAGCGCAGCAGGCCCTGCACGAACACCTCGGGTGGATCATGCGCACGTCGCCACCCAACCATGCCGAAGGTTTGACGCAGGCCATCGCGCAAGCACGCGGCATCCAACCGGGCAACATCCTGCCCGGCGGCGGCTCCTCTCCCTTGATCTTCCTTGCGTTCCGGCACTGGCTCACCCCGGCATCCAGGGTGCTCCTTTTGAATCCAACCTACGGGGAATATGCCCACGTGCTGGATAAGGTGGTGGGATGCCAGGTCGAGCGCTTCAACCTGCGGCGCGAGGACGGCTATGCGGTTGATACCGAACGGCTCGCGGCCAAACTCCGCGAAGGCTTCGACCTGGTGGTCTTGGTGAATCCCAACAGCCCGACCGGGCGCCACATCCCCCGCTCCCGCCTGGAGGAGCTGCTCGCGACCCGCCATCCGAAAACACGTGTTTGGATTGATGAAACCTATGTCGAATACGCTGGCCACGAACAATCGCTCGAACCGTTCGCGGCCCAAAACACCGGAGTGGTTGTGGTGAAATCCATGTCGAAGGTCTACGGGCTGAGCGGGCTTCGGGTGGGACATCTTTGCGCGGCCGCCAAGACCCTGGAACCCTTGCGTGGCCTCACGCCGCCCTGGTCGGTTAGCCTGCCGGCCCAAGTGGCGGCGGTTCACGCATTGCGCTGCGTGGATTATTACAACGGCCGCTACCAGGAAACCCATCGCCTAAGGGCCGGGCTGATGGATGGTCTCCGATCCCTGGGCATTGAGGAAATCGTGCCCGGCATCGCCAACTTTATCCTGTTCCACCTGCCCGGCCACGGACCCGATGGAAAGAGGGTCATCGACCAGTGCCGGGAGCACGGGCTTTTCATCCGCGATGCAGCGGATATGGGTTCGGGCATGGGCGACCGGGCCATACGGATTGCCGTGAAGGACGCCGCCACCAACGACCGCATGCTCGGTATGCTTGGACACGCACTCAACCCCATTGCGGCAAAGGAGGTTTGCCGTGCTTAACATCGCCGCAGCCTGGGTGGGTTTTGCGCTCGGATGTGTTTCCGGGGCGATCCCCGGCCTCTTTTTCCACAAGATGGATTGGCTGGGTGGCTACACGTCCTGGCCCCGCCGCCTGATCCGGCTTGCCCACATTTCCTTTTTCGGGATCGGCTTCCTGAATCTCGGCATGGGCCTGACCAGCAAGGCGTTGGGTATCGAGCCAGGCATCGCGTCCCCGTTGATGCTGGCCGGCGCGGTATTGATGCCGACCGTATGCTATGCCAGTGCATTCAAACCGATCTTCCGCCACCTGTTTTTCATTCCAGCCGGGTCGGTATTGGCCGCGATCCTTGTATTTCTGGTCCATGTAGACGAAGCATCCTGCTCCGTTACGAACGAACACACCTCCGCAACCCCAGCCTTGCACACCCTAAACGATCAACGCACGTCATTCACCCCAATGGAGATGGTGATTGAGACGAACAGGAACAATCTTCCATCTACGATCAAGAAAGGACAACAACCATGAACATTGCATTCATCGCCATGAGCGGTATCCGCGCATGCGACACCGAACTACTCGAACTCGGGCTCACCCTCCCCGGCTTCGTGGAGCGCAGCAAACAGATCGCGTCGCTCCCGAGCCTCGGTCTCCTCACACTGGCCGGCATGACGCCGAAGCGCCATGAAATCCACTATTTCGAGGTTCCTAACGTCGCATCTAAATTGACGGCCGTCCATTTAGATGCAACACCCGACTTGGTGGCCATCTCGAGCTACAGTGCGCAGATCGACGAAGGATATCAGTTGGCGCAGCGCTACCGCGCCGCCGGTGTGCCGGTGGTAATGGGCGGCCCCCATGTAACCGCCCAGCCGCACGAGGCGCAGAAATATTGCACCTCCGTTATCCTCGGCGAAGGGGAGGCGGTTTGGCTGGACGTGCTGAGGGATGCCGAGGAAGGGAACCTCAAGCTCATCTATGATGCGCGCAAGTGCGACTTCAGTCTGGCGGACGCCCCCATGCCGGCCTTCGAGCTGCTGGATATTTCCAACTACAACCGGCTCACCGTACAGACCAGCCGGGGGTGCCCGCACAACTGTGAGTTTTGCGCGGGGTCGAATTTGATCTGTAGCCACTACAAGCAGAAACCGGTGGAGAAGGTTTTGGCCGAGATCGATCGCATCTGCGAAATTTGGCCGCACCCGTTCATCGAGTTCGCGGACGACAACAGCTTTGTGAACAAGGCCTACTGGAAGGAACTGCTACCGCAACTAAAGACGCGGCGCATCAAATGGTTCACCGAAACCGACCTTTCGGTCGCCGAGGATACGGAGCTGCTTCAGCTCATGCGCGAATCCGGTTGCGCCCAGGTGCTGATCGGACTGGAAAGCCCGACCCTCGCGCCGCTGGATCGGCTCGAATTGAACAGCAACTGGAAACGGAACCGGTTCTTGGCCTACAAGGATGCCATTCGAACCATCCAATCGCACGGCATCACCGTCAATGGATGCTTCATCGTCGGACTCGATGGGCAGACGACGGACGTCTTCAACCAGATCTTCAACTTTGTCCGCGATGCCGAGCTGTATGAAGTGCAGATCACCATCCTCACCCCGTTCCCCGGAACGGCTCTTTATGAGCGCCTGAAAAAAGCCAACCGCTTGATCGAGCCGACCAACTGGAAGAAGTGCACCCTGTTCGACCTTAACTTCCGGCCCGAGGGCATGACGCAGGACGAACTGCGCAACGGCTTCCATGACCTTGCGATGAGGCTCTATTCGGATGAATTCACCCAATGGCGCCGCGACACCTTCAAACAAAACCTGCGGGAAACCACCAAACTATTGAGGCAGGAAAGGGTTCCGATGGCCAAGGCCGTCTAATCAACAGCAACCTTGGGTGCGGTGACGTATTGATTCAGGGGGGCCGCGGCGGATGCCTTGCCGGTCAGGCCGGTTTACGGCAACGGAACCCGCCCCGGGGCATTCAAGAATGTGCAGGTATCCGCATTCATTGCGATGCCGTCAACGGCTACCGCCAAGTGATCCTGGCCTCGCGGCTTTCGGTGTTCACCCAAACGCTGGCGTGCTCGAATTCGCGGGTGAACTCCCATCCATCGGGCGACGTACGTTTGTATGCGCCCTTCGGCGGACCCAGCGGTTTTTTGAATTCGGGATAATCCACCAGTGCGCCGGACGATAGCTTCCAGCCCCAACTGTATAGGAAATAGGAATAGGGCTGGGCACCGATCAGGTAACACGCCAGCGCAAACTCCACCTTCTCTTTCTGCCGGGAGTATTCCGGCATATTCGGTTGCAGGTTTCTTCGCCCCGTCCCCTCAACGCCAAGGCGGAAAACCGAAATCTTTCCGGCTTTGGCAATCCGCAGCATGTCGTCCCACTCGGAAATCAGGTTTTCCTTGCTCGACTTTACGTTCGCATAGTTTTCAAACATGATCGCGTCACTCACCGGAAAGACCAGCTTGGCGCCCTCCGCATACGCATTGTTCGCCAGCAGGATTTTATCAGGCCCCATCTTTTTCTTGAGCGCCCCCATC from Pontiella desulfatans includes these protein-coding regions:
- a CDS encoding esterase/lipase family protein, translating into MKNAIAILLISLACLAVALRPTHTCASVREGETVVLLHGLVRSSRAMAKLERELVAEGYTVINHDYPSTSASIEVLTNDIFTALAPRISKAQTVHFVTHSMGGIILREHLEHHDLPNLGRVVMLAPPSRGSEVPDKLGRLKPFRWINGPAGNQLGTGANSHPLRLKEPKFELGIIAGDRSINPILSLLIPGPDDGKVSLARVKPQTFTDYTQLHATHPCIGRNRKAIEQTKYFLEHGHFKGDRA
- a CDS encoding B12-binding domain-containing radical SAM protein — translated: MNIAFIAMSGIRACDTELLELGLTLPGFVERSKQIASLPSLGLLTLAGMTPKRHEIHYFEVPNVASKLTAVHLDATPDLVAISSYSAQIDEGYQLAQRYRAAGVPVVMGGPHVTAQPHEAQKYCTSVILGEGEAVWLDVLRDAEEGNLKLIYDARKCDFSLADAPMPAFELLDISNYNRLTVQTSRGCPHNCEFCAGSNLICSHYKQKPVEKVLAEIDRICEIWPHPFIEFADDNSFVNKAYWKELLPQLKTRRIKWFTETDLSVAEDTELLQLMRESGCAQVLIGLESPTLAPLDRLELNSNWKRNRFLAYKDAIRTIQSHGITVNGCFIVGLDGQTTDVFNQIFNFVRDAELYEVQITILTPFPGTALYERLKKANRLIEPTNWKKCTLFDLNFRPEGMTQDELRNGFHDLAMRLYSDEFTQWRRDTFKQNLRETTKLLRQERVPMAKAV
- a CDS encoding aminotransferase class I/II-fold pyridoxal phosphate-dependent enzyme, which produces MNGKIKLALATGHDMAEIDQIRHRVYATELGQFRPSPEKTLHDRNDVDSIYIVAFEKGELVGFVGVTPPQSPSYSIDNYLARDSVPLDFDDALFEIRALTVVDQLRGTPVAPALMYAAFRLIQDGGGKQLVAIGHRNVRSMYIRLGMRPAGQRFQCGRLDYELLTASSENIETELTRFKTRLDRLERQVDWQLDVPFRAPVECYHGGAFFDAIGNTFHDLARRNEIINADVLDAWFPPCPEAQQALHEHLGWIMRTSPPNHAEGLTQAIAQARGIQPGNILPGGGSSPLIFLAFRHWLTPASRVLLLNPTYGEYAHVLDKVVGCQVERFNLRREDGYAVDTERLAAKLREGFDLVVLVNPNSPTGRHIPRSRLEELLATRHPKTRVWIDETYVEYAGHEQSLEPFAAQNTGVVVVKSMSKVYGLSGLRVGHLCAAAKTLEPLRGLTPPWSVSLPAQVAAVHALRCVDYYNGRYQETHRLRAGLMDGLRSLGIEEIVPGIANFILFHLPGHGPDGKRVIDQCREHGLFIRDAADMGSGMGDRAIRIAVKDAATNDRMLGMLGHALNPIAAKEVCRA